Proteins encoded by one window of Corythoichthys intestinalis isolate RoL2023-P3 chromosome 20, ASM3026506v1, whole genome shotgun sequence:
- the plod2 gene encoding procollagen-lysine,2-oxoglutarate 5-dioxygenase 2 isoform X3, with product MEYLKFYILFSCWMTCANTLGSTDTPRGPASIPIEKLLVLTVATEETDGFLRFMQSANYFNYTVKVLGMGDEWKGGDVGRSIGGGQKVRLLKETMEGLADQEDLVILFVDSYDLIFAGGPEEILRKFQQVNHKVIFAAEGLIWPDKRLADKYPSVRSGKRYLNSGGIIGYAPYINRIVSQWNLHDNDDDQLFYTKIFVDSLQRDSLNMTLDNKCQIFQNLNGAIDEVLLKFGTNRVRVRNTAYDSLPVVVHGNMNTKLYLNYLGNYVPNTWNYEHGCSHCDDDVVDISQLKEYPNVLVGVFIEHPTPFLPEFFQRLMTLDYPKDKLNVFVHNNEVYHERHMQKFWEEHKNVFRSLKVVGPEENLSQGEARNMAMDICRQDITCDFYFSIDSDVMLTNTQTLKLLIEQNRKIIGPLVTRHNKLWSNFWGALSLDGYYARSEDYVDIVQRKRVGVWNIPYMAHIYLVKGSVLRNELKERNYFVLEKLDPDMALCKHTRELDWKEKYIHPNYMKIFTENHMEEPCPDVFWFPVFTEKACDELVEEMENHGSWSGGKHEDKRIAGGYETVPTDDIHMKQIGFDKEWLHFIREFIAPVTLKVFSGYYTKGYAVMNFVVKYTPERQAYLRPHHDSSTFTINIALNNKDVDFQGGGCRFHRYNCSIESPRKGWSFMHPGRLTHLHEGLPTTNGTRYIAVSFIDP from the exons AAAAATTGCTCGTGCTAACTGTGGCAACAGAAGAAACAGATGGCTTTCTCCGCTTTATGCAATCTGCAAACTATTTCAACTACACTGTGAAG GTGTTGGGAATGGGCGATGAATGGAAAGGTGGTGATGTTGGCCGCTCTATCGGTGGAGGGCAAAAAGTCAGACTACTGAAGGAGACCATGGAAGGTCTTGCTGACCAGGAGGACCTTGTGATCCTCTTTGTTGATAG CTATGATCTTATCTTCGCTGGGGGACCAGAGGAGATACTCAGGAAGTTCCAGCAAGTCAATCATAAAGTCATTTTTGCTGCAGAAGGGCTGATATGGCCAGATAAGCGACTGGCTGACAAGTATCCCTCAGTCCGAAGTGGCAAGCGGTATCTCAACTCAGGAG gaaTAATTGGGTATGCCCCATACATCAACCGAATTGTTTCACAGTGGAaccttcatgacaatgacgacgATCAGCTTTTCTACACCAAAATATTTGTGGATTCACTACAAAGA GACTCCCTCAACATGACACTGGACAACAAGTGCCAGATTTTCCAGAACCTTAATGGAGCAATTG ACGAAGTACTCCTCAAATTTGGAACGAACCGTGTGAGAGTCAGAAATACAGCGTATGACTCTCTGCCGGTGGTTGTCCATGGCAACATGAATACCAAA CTGTACTTGAACTACCTGGGCAACTACGTTCCCAACACATGGAACTATGAACACGGTTGCAGCCACTGTGACGATGATGTCGTGGATATATCTCAGTTGAAA GAGTATCCCAATGTGTTGGTCGGCGTCTTCATCGAGCACCCGACGCCATTTCTTCCCGAGTTCTTCCAACGTTTAATGACATTGGATTACCCCAAAGACAAGCTCAATGTTTTTGTCCACAACAAT GAGGTTTACCACGAGAGGCACATGCAGAAGTTTTGGGAGGAACATAAGAATGTGTTCCGCAGTTTGAAGGTTGTTGGACCGGAAGAGAATCTTAGCCAAGGAGAGGCCAGAAATATGGCTAT GGATATTTGCCGCCAGGACATCACATGTGACTTCTACTTCAGCATAGACTCAGACGTGATGCTCACCAACACACAGACTCTGAAACTCCTCATAGAGCAAAACAG GAAAATTATCGGTCCCCTCGTCACTCGCCACAACAAACTGTGGTCTAACTTCTGGGGAGCGTTGAGTCTGGATGGTTATTACGCACGCTCGGAAGATTACGTTGATATTGTGCAGAGAAAACGAGT GGGTGTATGGAACATTCCTTACATGGCACACATCTACCTGGTTAAGGGCAGTGTTTTGAGgaatgagttaaaagaaagGAACTACTTTGTTCTTGAGAAACTGGACCCTGACATGGCTTTGTGTAAACACACAAGAGAGCTG GACTGGAAGGAGAAGTACATCCATCCAAACTACATGAAAATTTTCACTGAGAACCACATGGAAGAg CCTTGTCCAGATGTGTTTTGGTTCCCAGTCTTCACAGAAAAGGCCTGTGATGAGCTAGTGGAGGAGATGGAGAACCACGGCTCGTGGTCTGGTGGCAAACATGAG GACAAGCGGATTGCTGGAGGTTACGAAACCGTTCCGACGGACGACATTCACATGAAGCAAATCGGATTTGACAAGGAGTGGCTTCACTTCATCCGAGAGTTTATTGCGCCTGTCACGCTTAAAGTTTTCTCAGGGTATTATACAAAG GGTTACGCGGTCATGAACTTCGTCGTTAAATACACTCCTGAGAGACAAGCATACCTGAGGCCGCACCATGACTCCTCCACCTTCACTATCAACATTGCCCTCAATAACAAAGATGTAGACTTTCAG GGTGGTGGCTGTCGTTTCCATCGGTACAACTGTTCGATAGAGTCGCCTAGGAAAGGCTGGAGCTTCATGCACCCAGGACGACTAACTCATCTCCACGAAGGTCTACCCACCACCAACGGCACACGCTACATCGCAGTGTCCTTCATCGACCCCTAA
- the plod2 gene encoding procollagen-lysine,2-oxoglutarate 5-dioxygenase 2 isoform X2, whose amino-acid sequence MEYLKFYILFSCWMTCANTLGSTDTPRGPASIPIEKLLVLTVATEETDGFLRFMQSANYFNYTVKVLGMGDEWKGGDVGRSIGGGQKVRLLKETMEGLADQEDLVILFVDSYDLIFAGGPEEILRKFQQVNHKVIFAAEGLIWPDKRLADKYPSVRSGKRYLNSGGIIGYAPYINRIVSQWNLHDNDDDQLFYTKIFVDSLQRDSLNMTLDNKCQIFQNLNGAIDEVLLKFGTNRVRVRNTAYDSLPVVVHGNMNTKLYLNYLGNYVPNTWNYEHGCSHCDDDVVDISQLKEYPNVLVGVFIEHPTPFLPEFFQRLMTLDYPKDKLNVFVHNNEVYHERHMQKFWEEHKNVFRSLKVVGPEENLSQGEARNMAMDICRQDITCDFYFSIDSDVMLTNTQTLKLLIEQNRKIIGPLVTRHNKLWSNFWGALSLDGYYARSEDYVDIVQRKRVGVWNIPYMAHIYLVKGSVLRNELKERNYFVLEKLDPDMALCKHTRELGVFMYLTNRHDFGRLISAANYNTSHYNSDLWQIFENPLDWKEKYIHPNYMKIFTENHMEEPCPDVFWFPVFTEKACDELVEEMENHGSWSGGKHEDKRIAGGYETVPTDDIHMKQIGFDKEWLHFIREFIAPVTLKVFSGYYTKGYAVMNFVVKYTPERQAYLRPHHDSSTFTINIALNNKDVDFQGGGCRFHRYNCSIESPRKGWSFMHPGRLTHLHEGLPTTNGTRYIAVSFIDP is encoded by the exons AAAAATTGCTCGTGCTAACTGTGGCAACAGAAGAAACAGATGGCTTTCTCCGCTTTATGCAATCTGCAAACTATTTCAACTACACTGTGAAG GTGTTGGGAATGGGCGATGAATGGAAAGGTGGTGATGTTGGCCGCTCTATCGGTGGAGGGCAAAAAGTCAGACTACTGAAGGAGACCATGGAAGGTCTTGCTGACCAGGAGGACCTTGTGATCCTCTTTGTTGATAG CTATGATCTTATCTTCGCTGGGGGACCAGAGGAGATACTCAGGAAGTTCCAGCAAGTCAATCATAAAGTCATTTTTGCTGCAGAAGGGCTGATATGGCCAGATAAGCGACTGGCTGACAAGTATCCCTCAGTCCGAAGTGGCAAGCGGTATCTCAACTCAGGAG gaaTAATTGGGTATGCCCCATACATCAACCGAATTGTTTCACAGTGGAaccttcatgacaatgacgacgATCAGCTTTTCTACACCAAAATATTTGTGGATTCACTACAAAGA GACTCCCTCAACATGACACTGGACAACAAGTGCCAGATTTTCCAGAACCTTAATGGAGCAATTG ACGAAGTACTCCTCAAATTTGGAACGAACCGTGTGAGAGTCAGAAATACAGCGTATGACTCTCTGCCGGTGGTTGTCCATGGCAACATGAATACCAAA CTGTACTTGAACTACCTGGGCAACTACGTTCCCAACACATGGAACTATGAACACGGTTGCAGCCACTGTGACGATGATGTCGTGGATATATCTCAGTTGAAA GAGTATCCCAATGTGTTGGTCGGCGTCTTCATCGAGCACCCGACGCCATTTCTTCCCGAGTTCTTCCAACGTTTAATGACATTGGATTACCCCAAAGACAAGCTCAATGTTTTTGTCCACAACAAT GAGGTTTACCACGAGAGGCACATGCAGAAGTTTTGGGAGGAACATAAGAATGTGTTCCGCAGTTTGAAGGTTGTTGGACCGGAAGAGAATCTTAGCCAAGGAGAGGCCAGAAATATGGCTAT GGATATTTGCCGCCAGGACATCACATGTGACTTCTACTTCAGCATAGACTCAGACGTGATGCTCACCAACACACAGACTCTGAAACTCCTCATAGAGCAAAACAG GAAAATTATCGGTCCCCTCGTCACTCGCCACAACAAACTGTGGTCTAACTTCTGGGGAGCGTTGAGTCTGGATGGTTATTACGCACGCTCGGAAGATTACGTTGATATTGTGCAGAGAAAACGAGT GGGTGTATGGAACATTCCTTACATGGCACACATCTACCTGGTTAAGGGCAGTGTTTTGAGgaatgagttaaaagaaagGAACTACTTTGTTCTTGAGAAACTGGACCCTGACATGGCTTTGTGTAAACACACAAGAGAGCTG GGAGTCTTCATGTACTTAACAAACAGACACGACTTTGGAAGGCTCATTTCCGCAGCCAATTATAACACTTCTCATTATAACAGTGACTTGTGGCAGATATTTGAAAACCCCCTG GACTGGAAGGAGAAGTACATCCATCCAAACTACATGAAAATTTTCACTGAGAACCACATGGAAGAg CCTTGTCCAGATGTGTTTTGGTTCCCAGTCTTCACAGAAAAGGCCTGTGATGAGCTAGTGGAGGAGATGGAGAACCACGGCTCGTGGTCTGGTGGCAAACATGAG GACAAGCGGATTGCTGGAGGTTACGAAACCGTTCCGACGGACGACATTCACATGAAGCAAATCGGATTTGACAAGGAGTGGCTTCACTTCATCCGAGAGTTTATTGCGCCTGTCACGCTTAAAGTTTTCTCAGGGTATTATACAAAG GGTTACGCGGTCATGAACTTCGTCGTTAAATACACTCCTGAGAGACAAGCATACCTGAGGCCGCACCATGACTCCTCCACCTTCACTATCAACATTGCCCTCAATAACAAAGATGTAGACTTTCAG GGTGGTGGCTGTCGTTTCCATCGGTACAACTGTTCGATAGAGTCGCCTAGGAAAGGCTGGAGCTTCATGCACCCAGGACGACTAACTCATCTCCACGAAGGTCTACCCACCACCAACGGCACACGCTACATCGCAGTGTCCTTCATCGACCCCTAA
- the plod2 gene encoding procollagen-lysine,2-oxoglutarate 5-dioxygenase 2 isoform X1, with translation MEYLKFYILFSCWMTCANTLGSTDTPRGPASIPIEKLLVLTVATEETDGFLRFMQSANYFNYTVKVLGMGDEWKGGDVGRSIGGGQKVRLLKETMEGLADQEDLVILFVDSYDLIFAGGPEEILRKFQQVNHKVIFAAEGLIWPDKRLADKYPSVRSGKRYLNSGGIIGYAPYINRIVSQWNLHDNDDDQLFYTKIFVDSLQRDSLNMTLDNKCQIFQNLNGAIDEVLLKFGTNRVRVRNTAYDSLPVVVHGNMNTKLYLNYLGNYVPNTWNYEHGCSHCDDDVVDISQLKEYPNVLVGVFIEHPTPFLPEFFQRLMTLDYPKDKLNVFVHNNEVYHERHMQKFWEEHKNVFRSLKVVGPEENLSQGEARNMAMDICRQDITCDFYFSIDSDVMLTNTQTLKLLIEQNRKIIGPLVTRHNKLWSNFWGALSLDGYYARSEDYVDIVQRKRVGVWNIPYMAHIYLVKGSVLRNELKERNYFVLEKLDPDMALCKHTRELTSQREKESPSPESFHMLRPPKGVFMYLTNRHDFGRLISAANYNTSHYNSDLWQIFENPLDWKEKYIHPNYMKIFTENHMEEPCPDVFWFPVFTEKACDELVEEMENHGSWSGGKHEDKRIAGGYETVPTDDIHMKQIGFDKEWLHFIREFIAPVTLKVFSGYYTKGYAVMNFVVKYTPERQAYLRPHHDSSTFTINIALNNKDVDFQGGGCRFHRYNCSIESPRKGWSFMHPGRLTHLHEGLPTTNGTRYIAVSFIDP, from the exons AAAAATTGCTCGTGCTAACTGTGGCAACAGAAGAAACAGATGGCTTTCTCCGCTTTATGCAATCTGCAAACTATTTCAACTACACTGTGAAG GTGTTGGGAATGGGCGATGAATGGAAAGGTGGTGATGTTGGCCGCTCTATCGGTGGAGGGCAAAAAGTCAGACTACTGAAGGAGACCATGGAAGGTCTTGCTGACCAGGAGGACCTTGTGATCCTCTTTGTTGATAG CTATGATCTTATCTTCGCTGGGGGACCAGAGGAGATACTCAGGAAGTTCCAGCAAGTCAATCATAAAGTCATTTTTGCTGCAGAAGGGCTGATATGGCCAGATAAGCGACTGGCTGACAAGTATCCCTCAGTCCGAAGTGGCAAGCGGTATCTCAACTCAGGAG gaaTAATTGGGTATGCCCCATACATCAACCGAATTGTTTCACAGTGGAaccttcatgacaatgacgacgATCAGCTTTTCTACACCAAAATATTTGTGGATTCACTACAAAGA GACTCCCTCAACATGACACTGGACAACAAGTGCCAGATTTTCCAGAACCTTAATGGAGCAATTG ACGAAGTACTCCTCAAATTTGGAACGAACCGTGTGAGAGTCAGAAATACAGCGTATGACTCTCTGCCGGTGGTTGTCCATGGCAACATGAATACCAAA CTGTACTTGAACTACCTGGGCAACTACGTTCCCAACACATGGAACTATGAACACGGTTGCAGCCACTGTGACGATGATGTCGTGGATATATCTCAGTTGAAA GAGTATCCCAATGTGTTGGTCGGCGTCTTCATCGAGCACCCGACGCCATTTCTTCCCGAGTTCTTCCAACGTTTAATGACATTGGATTACCCCAAAGACAAGCTCAATGTTTTTGTCCACAACAAT GAGGTTTACCACGAGAGGCACATGCAGAAGTTTTGGGAGGAACATAAGAATGTGTTCCGCAGTTTGAAGGTTGTTGGACCGGAAGAGAATCTTAGCCAAGGAGAGGCCAGAAATATGGCTAT GGATATTTGCCGCCAGGACATCACATGTGACTTCTACTTCAGCATAGACTCAGACGTGATGCTCACCAACACACAGACTCTGAAACTCCTCATAGAGCAAAACAG GAAAATTATCGGTCCCCTCGTCACTCGCCACAACAAACTGTGGTCTAACTTCTGGGGAGCGTTGAGTCTGGATGGTTATTACGCACGCTCGGAAGATTACGTTGATATTGTGCAGAGAAAACGAGT GGGTGTATGGAACATTCCTTACATGGCACACATCTACCTGGTTAAGGGCAGTGTTTTGAGgaatgagttaaaagaaagGAACTACTTTGTTCTTGAGAAACTGGACCCTGACATGGCTTTGTGTAAACACACAAGAGAGCTG ACCAGTCAGAGAGAAAAAGAGTCCCCTTCTCCGGAATCATTCCATATGCTCAGGCCCCCAAAG GGAGTCTTCATGTACTTAACAAACAGACACGACTTTGGAAGGCTCATTTCCGCAGCCAATTATAACACTTCTCATTATAACAGTGACTTGTGGCAGATATTTGAAAACCCCCTG GACTGGAAGGAGAAGTACATCCATCCAAACTACATGAAAATTTTCACTGAGAACCACATGGAAGAg CCTTGTCCAGATGTGTTTTGGTTCCCAGTCTTCACAGAAAAGGCCTGTGATGAGCTAGTGGAGGAGATGGAGAACCACGGCTCGTGGTCTGGTGGCAAACATGAG GACAAGCGGATTGCTGGAGGTTACGAAACCGTTCCGACGGACGACATTCACATGAAGCAAATCGGATTTGACAAGGAGTGGCTTCACTTCATCCGAGAGTTTATTGCGCCTGTCACGCTTAAAGTTTTCTCAGGGTATTATACAAAG GGTTACGCGGTCATGAACTTCGTCGTTAAATACACTCCTGAGAGACAAGCATACCTGAGGCCGCACCATGACTCCTCCACCTTCACTATCAACATTGCCCTCAATAACAAAGATGTAGACTTTCAG GGTGGTGGCTGTCGTTTCCATCGGTACAACTGTTCGATAGAGTCGCCTAGGAAAGGCTGGAGCTTCATGCACCCAGGACGACTAACTCATCTCCACGAAGGTCTACCCACCACCAACGGCACACGCTACATCGCAGTGTCCTTCATCGACCCCTAA